Proteins encoded together in one Sinorhizobium sp. B11 window:
- a CDS encoding carboxymuconolactone decarboxylase family protein: MLDWKEYRSELFGRIGELSKIAPETIKGYQTLSTAGQKTNHLDAKQRELIALAVAVTVRCDGCIVVHTTEAQKLGATKEEIAEALGVAISVNAGAALVYSARVMDAADAIAK, from the coding sequence ATGTTGGACTGGAAGGAATATCGCAGCGAACTCTTCGGCCGGATCGGCGAACTCTCCAAAATCGCGCCCGAAACCATCAAAGGCTACCAGACCCTTTCGACGGCCGGGCAGAAGACAAATCACCTCGACGCCAAACAGCGCGAACTGATAGCTCTTGCCGTCGCTGTTACCGTTCGTTGCGATGGCTGTATCGTCGTGCATACAACCGAAGCCCAGAAGCTTGGCGCCACGAAGGAAGAAATTGCCGAAGCCCTCGGCGTTGCAATTTCTGTCAATGCAGGCGCTGCTCTTGTCTATTCGGCTCGCGTCATGGACGCTGCCGACGCTATTGCTAAGTGA
- a CDS encoding LysR family transcriptional regulator produces MSYRPTLDDLNAFAAIVTYRSFRRAAGELGLSPSTLSHMMRNMEARMGVRLLHRTTRSVAVTEAGEMLLDRLKPVLRDLDLALDAVGEFSGQPSGTLRINASEIAARVLMNTAIPLFLERYPAISLDVVTENRLVDIVSEGFDAGIRLRESVPLDMVAVEFGGDARFLAVAAPTYLRNHKSPITPEDLRHHRCIRLRMPSGKLYRWEFEKHGQEVTMEVSGALTLDHVGLMAEAAAKGLGIAYVAERVARPYLASGALVSVLDDWCPPIPGLCLYYSGHRHVPQSLRAFISVLTEVERHSG; encoded by the coding sequence ATGAGTTACCGGCCGACACTTGATGATCTCAACGCCTTTGCGGCAATCGTCACATACCGCAGCTTCCGCAGGGCGGCCGGTGAACTTGGCTTATCGCCTTCGACGCTGAGCCACATGATGCGCAACATGGAGGCGCGCATGGGCGTGCGCCTGCTGCATCGCACGACACGCAGCGTCGCAGTCACCGAAGCCGGCGAAATGCTTCTCGACAGGCTGAAGCCCGTGTTGCGGGATCTTGATCTGGCGCTCGACGCAGTCGGCGAATTCAGCGGTCAGCCAAGTGGCACTCTGCGCATCAATGCCAGCGAGATTGCGGCCCGAGTGCTGATGAATACGGCCATCCCTCTTTTTCTCGAACGTTATCCCGCGATATCGCTCGATGTGGTGACCGAAAACCGGCTGGTGGATATTGTCAGCGAAGGTTTCGACGCCGGCATCCGCCTGCGAGAATCCGTACCGCTCGATATGGTCGCTGTAGAATTCGGGGGAGACGCACGCTTCCTTGCGGTTGCCGCACCCACCTATCTGAGAAATCACAAATCACCGATAACACCGGAGGATCTGAGGCATCACCGCTGCATTCGCCTGCGCATGCCGAGTGGCAAGCTCTATCGCTGGGAGTTTGAAAAACACGGACAGGAAGTGACCATGGAGGTGTCTGGCGCACTGACGCTCGATCATGTGGGACTGATGGCGGAGGCGGCTGCGAAGGGTCTTGGCATTGCGTATGTGGCGGAAAGGGTTGCCCGGCCCTATCTTGCCAGCGGCGCACTGGTCTCCGTTCTTGACGACTGGTGTCCGCCGATACCCGGTCTCTGCCTCTACTATTCCGGTCATAGGCACGTGCCGCAGAGTCTGCGCGCCTTTATCTCCGTCCTGACGGAAGTGGAACGGCACAGCGGCTAG
- a CDS encoding aldo/keto reductase → MMMQKRKLGSQGLEVSAIGLGCMGMSQSYGPADETESIATLHRAIELGCTFLDTAEVYGPYRNEELLGRALKGRRNEVTLATKFGFRLKDGKQVGTERDSRPQTIRSAVEGSLKRLATDHIDLIYQHRVDPAVPMEDVAATVAELVKEGKVRYFGLSEAGVANIRRAHAVLPVSAVQSEYSLWERNLEADVIPVLKELGIGLVPFSPLGRGFLTGEVKRAEDYPEGDFRRGDPRYQGENYDANVRAAEAVRSVASSLRVKPGQVALAWILHKGSDFVPIPGTKRRAYLEDNIAAASIALSAEHMKALDEALAPGKVSGKRYNDTIMATIDR, encoded by the coding sequence ATGATGATGCAGAAGCGCAAACTCGGCAGCCAGGGACTTGAAGTATCGGCCATCGGCCTCGGATGCATGGGAATGAGCCAGTCCTACGGCCCGGCGGATGAAACGGAATCCATCGCCACCCTTCACCGCGCCATCGAGCTCGGCTGCACCTTTCTCGACACGGCAGAGGTCTACGGCCCCTACAGGAATGAGGAATTGCTCGGCCGTGCGCTGAAGGGTCGCCGCAACGAGGTGACGCTCGCCACCAAATTCGGCTTTCGCCTGAAGGATGGCAAGCAGGTCGGCACCGAGCGCGACAGCCGGCCACAAACCATTCGCAGCGCCGTCGAGGGCTCGCTCAAGCGTCTTGCCACCGACCACATCGATCTCATCTACCAGCACCGCGTCGACCCGGCTGTCCCGATGGAGGACGTCGCTGCTACCGTTGCCGAACTCGTCAAGGAAGGCAAGGTTCGCTATTTCGGGCTTTCCGAAGCCGGTGTCGCCAATATCCGCCGCGCTCATGCCGTCTTGCCCGTCTCAGCCGTTCAGAGCGAATATTCGCTGTGGGAACGCAATTTGGAAGCCGACGTCATCCCCGTTTTGAAGGAACTCGGCATCGGTCTCGTGCCCTTCAGCCCACTCGGCCGAGGCTTCCTGACCGGAGAGGTCAAGCGCGCCGAGGATTATCCGGAAGGCGATTTCCGCCGTGGCGATCCACGCTATCAGGGCGAAAATTACGACGCCAATGTTCGCGCGGCCGAGGCCGTCCGCTCCGTTGCATCCTCGCTCCGAGTCAAGCCCGGCCAGGTGGCGCTCGCCTGGATCCTCCACAAGGGCAGCGATTTCGTGCCGATCCCCGGCACCAAACGCCGCGCCTATCTGGAAGACAATATCGCAGCTGCCTCCATCGCGCTTAGCGCCGAACACATGAAGGCGCTCGATGAAGCGCTTGCCCCCGGCAAGGTTTCCGGCAAGCGCTACAACGACACGATCATGGCGACGATCGACCGCTGA
- a CDS encoding SDR family oxidoreductase: MTKTWFITGTSSGFGRIMTEKLLARGDRVAATLRKREALADLEAQYGERLWVANLDVTDDRAVRAVVDATFQQMGRIDVVVSNAGYGLFGAAEEVSDAQIRHQIDTNLIGSIQVIRAALPHLRQQGGGRILQVASEGGQIAYPNFSLYHATKWGIEGFIEAVAQEVASFGIDITIAEPGPAGTDFGAGLVRPPQMDVYEDTPAGQVRRAIAGGSFKILGDPVKMTDAMIAAAEKQPAPKRLALGSTTYQSIRKALGERLAELEAQKEITLSTDIDA; this comes from the coding sequence ATGACGAAGACATGGTTCATCACGGGCACATCCTCGGGTTTCGGCCGGATCATGACCGAGAAGCTGCTGGCGCGCGGCGATCGGGTGGCCGCCACCCTGCGAAAGCGGGAGGCCCTGGCTGACCTTGAGGCGCAGTATGGCGAACGGCTCTGGGTCGCAAACCTGGACGTCACCGACGACCGGGCCGTTCGTGCAGTCGTCGACGCCACCTTTCAGCAGATGGGGCGCATCGACGTCGTCGTCAGCAATGCCGGCTACGGCCTGTTTGGCGCTGCAGAAGAGGTGAGCGATGCGCAGATCCGTCATCAGATCGATACCAACCTGATTGGCTCCATCCAGGTGATCCGCGCGGCCTTGCCGCATCTGCGTCAGCAGGGCGGGGGTCGCATCCTGCAGGTCGCTTCGGAAGGCGGACAGATCGCCTATCCGAATTTCAGCCTCTATCACGCGACCAAATGGGGGATCGAAGGTTTCATCGAGGCGGTAGCGCAGGAAGTTGCTTCCTTTGGCATCGACATCACCATTGCCGAACCGGGACCGGCGGGCACGGATTTCGGCGCCGGTCTCGTCAGGCCGCCGCAGATGGATGTCTACGAGGACACGCCGGCCGGCCAGGTGCGCAGGGCAATTGCCGGCGGCTCGTTCAAGATCCTGGGCGATCCGGTGAAGATGACCGACGCGATGATCGCGGCGGCCGAAAAACAACCGGCACCCAAAAGACTTGCGCTTGGCAGCACGACCTATCAGTCGATCCGCAAGGCTCTGGGCGAGCGGCTTGCCGAGCTGGAAGCACAGAAGGAGATCACGCTGTCGACCGATATCGACGCCTGA
- a CDS encoding carbohydrate ABC transporter permease: MISSRERRARKRFRSQSAYHVAGIAISVFFLAPFIITLFASFRHGTESSLPPLPLWPTTGVSFDAYALLDTFGAGIWRHMINSLLVSLATVLLTVAVSLLAGYGFSRYRFPLKNALFVLIIATLMIPFQSILTPLFIILAKLGLNNSLLGLTLVYVTLQLPFSVFMMRNAFDAVPKEIEEAARIDGARDLRLLIRVLLPLVLPGIATVAIFAFLNAWNEFLAALVLLSSNEKYTLPVLMTAVRAGRLGAINWGAVQAGVVVMTIPCLIVFLLLQRYYMRGLMAGAVK; the protein is encoded by the coding sequence ATGATCTCCTCACGGGAACGCCGCGCCCGCAAGCGCTTTAGGTCGCAATCGGCCTATCATGTCGCCGGGATCGCCATTTCGGTCTTCTTCCTGGCGCCCTTCATCATCACGCTCTTTGCCTCCTTCCGGCACGGTACGGAGTCGAGCCTGCCGCCGCTGCCGCTATGGCCGACGACAGGTGTCAGCTTCGATGCCTATGCACTGCTCGATACGTTCGGCGCCGGCATCTGGCGGCACATGATCAACTCGCTCTTGGTTTCGCTGGCAACGGTACTGCTGACGGTCGCCGTCAGCCTGCTCGCTGGCTATGGCTTCTCTCGCTACCGCTTCCCACTGAAAAATGCCCTCTTCGTGCTGATCATCGCAACGCTGATGATCCCGTTCCAGTCGATCCTGACGCCGCTCTTCATCATCCTGGCAAAGCTCGGCCTCAACAATTCGCTGCTGGGGCTGACCCTCGTCTATGTCACGCTGCAACTTCCCTTCTCCGTCTTCATGATGCGCAACGCCTTCGACGCGGTGCCGAAGGAGATCGAGGAAGCCGCCCGCATCGACGGTGCCCGGGACCTGCGACTGCTGATCCGTGTTCTCTTGCCGCTGGTCCTGCCGGGCATTGCGACAGTCGCGATCTTTGCCTTCCTCAATGCCTGGAACGAGTTCCTCGCCGCCCTCGTGCTGCTCTCCAGCAACGAGAAATACACGCTTCCCGTCCTGATGACGGCGGTGCGCGCCGGACGCCTCGGCGCCATCAACTGGGGCGCGGTCCAGGCCGGCGTCGTCGTCATGACGATCCCCTGCCTGATCGTCTTCCTGCTCCTGCAACGCTACTACATGCGCGGGCTGATGGCCGGCGCGGTGAAATGA
- a CDS encoding LysR substrate-binding domain-containing protein has product MKRGRLPLTALRSFEVAGRLESFTLAAEELFISQAAVSRQIRELEQLLGEPLFERRHRSVLLTGSGRKLLAMLTPSFDRIDECLEDIRGASMSADLKVSVEPSFAACWLVPRLPEFRKRHPDVEILLDADPRTIEFRTGQAQIAIRHSATVTAWPRTESRHLIDVRMVPVIASDLLERGTPISSPHDIFAYGLLHEETRDAWSRWFRAAGLAMPETARGPVYADDGLVLQAALRGQGVALLDEAFAEEEIRGGRLRQLFDLAVPNGAYWLVTRSFDRLPPPAADFARWVTESFHKR; this is encoded by the coding sequence ATGAAACGCGGCAGGCTTCCCCTGACGGCATTGCGCAGCTTCGAGGTTGCCGGCCGGCTCGAAAGCTTCACGCTTGCGGCGGAGGAACTGTTCATCTCGCAGGCGGCCGTCAGCCGGCAGATCCGCGAGTTGGAGCAACTGTTGGGTGAGCCGCTTTTCGAGCGGCGTCATCGCAGTGTTCTGCTGACGGGAAGCGGACGGAAACTGCTTGCCATGCTCACTCCATCCTTTGACCGGATCGATGAGTGCCTGGAGGATATCCGCGGAGCTTCAATGTCTGCGGATCTGAAAGTCAGCGTCGAGCCTTCCTTTGCCGCTTGCTGGCTGGTGCCACGACTGCCGGAATTCCGCAAACGTCACCCTGACGTCGAGATCTTGCTCGATGCCGATCCGAGGACGATCGAATTTCGTACCGGGCAGGCGCAGATCGCGATCAGGCACAGCGCCACCGTCACTGCATGGCCACGAACGGAAAGCCGGCACCTGATCGATGTCCGCATGGTGCCGGTGATCGCATCCGATCTTCTGGAGCGTGGCACGCCGATCTCCTCTCCGCATGACATCTTTGCGTATGGGCTTTTGCATGAGGAAACCCGCGACGCCTGGAGCCGGTGGTTTCGGGCGGCTGGCCTTGCCATGCCCGAGACGGCGAGGGGGCCGGTCTATGCCGATGACGGCCTCGTGTTGCAGGCGGCGCTGCGCGGCCAGGGCGTTGCGCTCCTTGATGAAGCCTTTGCAGAGGAGGAAATCCGGGGTGGCCGTTTACGACAGCTTTTCGATCTCGCTGTGCCGAACGGCGCCTATTGGCTGGTGACCCGCAGCTTCGACCGCCTTCCACCTCCGGCCGCGGATTTTGCACGCTGGGTCACCGAAAGCTTTCACAAGCGCTGA
- the ugpC gene encoding sn-glycerol-3-phosphate ABC transporter ATP-binding protein UgpC → MADTGVVLTEIRKSFGNLEVIHGIDLTISEGSFVVFVGPSGCGKSTLLRMIAGLEDVTDGEIEIKGRNVTDLDPSDRGIAMVFQSYALYPHMSVRDNLAFGLKMARTQASEIEARVKAASAILKIDHLLDRRPGQLSGGQRQRVAIGRAIVRKPEVFLFDEPLSNLDAELRVSMRIEIARLHRELGNTMIYVTHDQTEAMTLADKIVVLRDGHIEQAGTPREIYERPNNVFVAGFIGSPRMNLLEASWAGDGSILVAGNRIRSPIGGAGLTAGQKITLGARPEHLSIAEPRDGVLAARVDFDEYLGGTQFLYCQLGDSQPLTVEYRGSGDIATGSQLAFVCDPAHLHIFSADGTRLDK, encoded by the coding sequence ATGGCGGATACGGGCGTCGTGCTGACCGAAATTCGCAAGAGTTTCGGCAATCTGGAAGTCATCCACGGCATCGACCTGACCATATCGGAGGGGTCGTTCGTCGTCTTCGTCGGTCCCTCCGGATGCGGAAAATCGACGCTGCTGCGCATGATCGCCGGGCTGGAGGATGTCACCGACGGCGAGATCGAGATCAAGGGACGTAACGTCACCGATCTGGACCCCTCTGATCGCGGCATCGCCATGGTCTTTCAGTCTTATGCGCTCTATCCGCATATGAGTGTGCGCGACAATCTCGCCTTCGGCCTGAAAATGGCGCGGACGCAGGCCTCGGAAATCGAGGCCCGCGTCAAGGCGGCCTCGGCGATCCTGAAGATCGACCATCTGCTTGACCGCCGACCGGGCCAGCTATCCGGTGGACAGCGGCAGCGCGTGGCGATCGGCCGTGCGATCGTCCGAAAGCCGGAGGTCTTTCTTTTCGATGAGCCGCTGTCGAACCTCGATGCAGAATTGCGGGTCTCCATGCGCATCGAGATCGCCAGGCTCCACCGTGAGCTCGGCAATACGATGATCTACGTCACGCACGACCAGACCGAGGCAATGACGCTTGCCGACAAGATTGTCGTGCTGCGTGACGGGCATATCGAACAGGCGGGAACACCGCGCGAGATCTACGAAAGACCCAATAATGTCTTTGTTGCCGGCTTCATCGGTTCGCCGCGCATGAATCTGCTGGAGGCAAGCTGGGCAGGTGACGGCAGCATTCTGGTGGCCGGCAACCGCATTCGTTCGCCGATCGGCGGCGCGGGCCTGACGGCAGGGCAGAAGATCACGCTCGGCGCACGGCCGGAACATCTGAGCATTGCCGAACCGCGGGATGGGGTCCTGGCGGCAAGGGTTGATTTCGACGAATATCTCGGCGGGACTCAATTCCTCTATTGCCAGCTTGGCGACAGTCAGCCTCTGACTGTCGAATATAGAGGATCTGGCGACATCGCGACCGGCAGTCAGCTCGCTTTCGTCTGTGATCCTGCCCACCTGCATATCTTCAGCGCCGATGGCACGCGGCTCGACAAATAA
- a CDS encoding AraC family transcriptional regulator, whose amino-acid sequence MDVLSRLIELARLQPTLDIRCRLQGAFHIDHEPVAAGTLPFHLILGGDCLIRLGSGREITLRSGDFLLLPRGDAHAIIGLRPRGEMQPLRVTTGGMLPLRENGQGEADVDLLCGHFDCAPGSAALLLDSLPDVFHVSLAAESEEMLKTLVAMLYRETAEEKPGALAIITATCLSLFIMAVRAGKASPIASAGLLQLLGDARLGKSAVAIMSSPALAWTIDDLARHSAMSRATYARQFRERAGMTVGAFLTDIRMMLASDLLLRTRRTVADIAAEVGYESEAAFGKAFKARRGITPARYRSAEQARQTGQQ is encoded by the coding sequence ATGGATGTTTTAAGCCGCCTCATTGAACTTGCCCGCCTACAGCCAACGCTCGACATTCGCTGCCGGCTGCAAGGCGCGTTTCATATCGATCACGAACCCGTTGCAGCAGGTACGTTGCCGTTTCATCTGATCCTGGGCGGCGACTGTCTCATTCGCCTCGGCTCCGGTCGTGAAATCACCTTGCGCTCCGGCGATTTTCTGCTGCTGCCGCGCGGCGACGCGCATGCGATTATCGGTTTGCGGCCACGCGGAGAAATGCAGCCGCTGCGCGTTACGACGGGCGGTATGTTGCCCTTGCGCGAAAATGGTCAAGGCGAGGCCGATGTCGACCTGCTCTGCGGTCATTTTGATTGCGCTCCAGGATCGGCAGCCTTGCTGCTCGACAGCCTGCCTGACGTCTTTCACGTATCGCTCGCTGCGGAATCGGAGGAAATGCTGAAGACGCTTGTTGCCATGCTCTACAGGGAAACAGCTGAAGAGAAGCCGGGAGCATTGGCGATTATCACCGCGACTTGTCTCTCGCTCTTCATCATGGCGGTAAGGGCGGGCAAGGCCTCTCCCATCGCATCGGCGGGACTGTTGCAGTTGCTTGGCGATGCCAGGCTTGGCAAATCCGCAGTGGCGATAATGTCCTCGCCGGCCCTTGCCTGGACGATTGATGATCTTGCCCGCCATTCGGCCATGTCGCGGGCAACCTACGCCCGGCAATTTCGCGAGCGCGCCGGAATGACGGTCGGCGCATTCCTGACCGATATCAGGATGATGCTGGCGAGCGACCTGCTGCTCCGGACGCGGCGAACGGTTGCAGATATTGCTGCAGAGGTCGGTTATGAATCCGAAGCTGCCTTTGGCAAGGCTTTCAAGGCACGACGGGGCATAACACCGGCCCGCTACCGTTCTGCGGAACAGGCAAGGCAGACCGGGCAGCAGTGA
- a CDS encoding sugar ABC transporter permease, giving the protein MTGSGPQRTRAVRKRRRSQWRGFLYIAPAMALVIVFFVMPVLFTGWMSLHNWPLMGASRWIGFANYTRMWNDSRFMAALNFTAYYTVIVTIAIFAIAFPLAIFVEKERRFVSTYRTIIFLPVVVGLATASLLWVWLANVDSGFFGPALRALGLVERSPNIMASFDTAFATIIVMVVWKIAGFTMIILLTGLQAIPSELTEAARIDGAGRWQRFRHLTLPLMRKTIALALIVSVTGSILAFDQFYIMTSGGPQNKMISVVYYIFNQSFVSFNLGYGSALSIALLAILVAISIVQLWLLRVGEER; this is encoded by the coding sequence ATGACCGGTTCCGGTCCTCAGCGCACGCGCGCTGTCCGAAAACGGCGAAGGTCGCAATGGCGCGGCTTTCTCTACATTGCGCCCGCCATGGCGCTCGTCATCGTCTTCTTCGTCATGCCCGTGCTGTTCACCGGCTGGATGAGCCTGCACAACTGGCCGCTGATGGGCGCCTCGCGCTGGATTGGTTTTGCCAACTATACCCGCATGTGGAACGACAGCCGCTTTATGGCGGCTCTGAATTTCACCGCCTACTACACCGTCATCGTGACCATCGCGATCTTTGCGATCGCCTTCCCGCTGGCAATATTCGTCGAAAAGGAACGCCGCTTCGTCAGCACCTACCGGACGATCATCTTCCTGCCCGTCGTGGTGGGACTGGCGACGGCATCGCTTCTGTGGGTCTGGCTTGCCAATGTCGATAGCGGCTTCTTCGGCCCCGCCCTTCGCGCGCTCGGCCTCGTGGAGCGAAGCCCCAATATCATGGCGAGCTTCGATACCGCCTTCGCAACCATCATCGTCATGGTCGTCTGGAAGATCGCGGGCTTTACCATGATCATCCTGTTGACCGGACTTCAGGCCATTCCGTCAGAATTGACCGAGGCCGCCCGCATCGATGGCGCCGGCCGCTGGCAGCGCTTCCGGCATCTGACTCTGCCGCTGATGCGCAAAACGATTGCGCTAGCGCTGATCGTCTCGGTCACCGGGTCAATCCTTGCCTTCGACCAGTTCTACATCATGACCTCCGGTGGACCGCAGAACAAGATGATCTCGGTCGTCTACTACATCTTCAACCAGTCCTTCGTATCCTTCAATCTGGGCTACGGGTCCGCCCTGTCGATCGCTCTTCTGGCGATCCTGGTTGCGATATCCATCGTCCAGCTCTGGCTGCTGCGCGTCGGGGAGGAACGCTGA
- a CDS encoding glycoside hydrolase family 127 protein, producing MNQLKRDRQFRPLPVPSVELQGLFGDRQDAICDSTAETLLDRCVEAGMLQAIDVTQPSPGVVIPIGPWGGTTQMFWDSDLGKSIETVAYSLYRRPNPQLEARVDQIIDMYEKLQDKDGYLNAWFQRVQPGRRWTNLRDHHELYCAGHLIEGAVAYYQATGKKKLLDIMSRYADYLITVFGHGPGQFPGYCGHEEVELALVKLARVTGEKKYLDLSKFFIDERGTEPHFFTDEAARDGRSAADFHQKTYEYGQAHLPVREQKKVVGHAVRAMYLYAGMADIATEYNDDPLTSALETLWDDLTTKQMYVTGGIGPAASNEGFTDYYDLPNESAYAETCASVGLVFWANRMLGRGPNRRYADIMEQALYNGAMAGLSLDGTRFFYENPLESAGKHHRWIWHHCPCCPPNIARLLASVGSYMYAIAEDEIAVHLYGESKARFDLAGAKVELSQQTRYPWDGAIHFDVALDHPARFALSLRIPEWAEGAALSVNGEKLDLQSVVIDGYARIERDWKSGDKVDLSIPLTTRKLFANPLVRQDAGRTALMRGPLVYCVEETDNGEGLNGITLSADVSQAKTSEIAGLRGAVALDLPISRDAADWGAALYRTSPPAAKQASARFVPYPFWDNREPGEMLVWVRAGEARGE from the coding sequence ATGAACCAGCTGAAAAGAGATCGCCAGTTCCGTCCCCTGCCCGTGCCAAGTGTCGAATTGCAGGGGCTGTTTGGCGATCGCCAGGACGCGATCTGCGATTCCACCGCCGAAACGCTGCTCGACCGCTGTGTCGAGGCCGGCATGCTGCAGGCAATCGACGTGACGCAGCCGAGCCCTGGCGTCGTCATTCCGATCGGTCCCTGGGGCGGCACGACACAGATGTTCTGGGACAGCGACCTCGGCAAGTCGATCGAGACCGTTGCCTATTCACTCTACCGTCGGCCCAATCCGCAACTCGAGGCCCGCGTCGACCAGATTATCGACATGTATGAGAAACTCCAGGACAAGGACGGCTATCTGAACGCCTGGTTCCAACGCGTACAGCCCGGCCGGCGCTGGACGAACCTGCGCGATCATCACGAGCTCTATTGCGCCGGACACCTGATCGAAGGCGCCGTCGCCTATTACCAGGCGACCGGCAAGAAGAAGCTGCTCGACATTATGAGCCGTTATGCCGATTACCTGATCACGGTCTTCGGCCACGGCCCCGGCCAGTTCCCCGGCTATTGCGGACACGAAGAGGTAGAACTTGCGCTGGTCAAGCTGGCGCGTGTCACCGGCGAGAAGAAATATCTCGACCTCTCGAAGTTCTTCATCGACGAGCGCGGCACCGAACCGCATTTCTTCACCGACGAGGCTGCCCGCGACGGTCGCAGTGCTGCCGATTTCCACCAGAAGACCTATGAATATGGCCAGGCGCATCTGCCGGTGCGCGAACAGAAGAAGGTCGTCGGCCATGCGGTGCGCGCCATGTATCTCTATGCCGGCATGGCCGATATCGCGACCGAATACAACGATGATCCGCTGACATCAGCACTCGAGACTCTCTGGGACGACCTGACGACCAAGCAGATGTATGTCACCGGCGGTATCGGCCCGGCCGCCTCCAACGAAGGCTTTACCGACTATTACGACCTGCCGAACGAAAGCGCCTATGCCGAGACCTGCGCCTCCGTCGGCCTGGTCTTCTGGGCGAACCGCATGCTCGGCCGCGGTCCAAATCGTCGTTACGCCGATATCATGGAGCAGGCGCTCTACAACGGTGCCATGGCCGGTCTGTCGCTCGACGGCACGCGCTTCTTCTACGAGAACCCGCTGGAAAGTGCCGGCAAGCATCACCGCTGGATCTGGCACCATTGCCCTTGCTGCCCGCCGAACATTGCCCGCCTGCTCGCCTCCGTCGGCTCCTATATGTATGCGATCGCCGAAGACGAGATTGCCGTCCATCTCTACGGGGAAAGCAAGGCGCGTTTCGATCTTGCCGGCGCCAAGGTCGAGCTTTCCCAGCAGACCCGCTATCCCTGGGATGGCGCGATCCATTTCGATGTGGCGCTCGACCATCCCGCCCGTTTCGCGCTGTCGCTACGCATACCGGAATGGGCCGAAGGTGCGGCGCTCTCCGTCAACGGCGAAAAGCTCGATCTGCAATCCGTCGTCATCGATGGTTATGCGCGTATCGAGCGCGATTGGAAGAGCGGCGACAAGGTGGATCTCTCGATCCCGCTGACCACCCGTAAGCTCTTTGCCAACCCGCTGGTCCGCCAGGATGCCGGCCGCACGGCGCTGATGCGCGGTCCGCTCGTCTATTGCGTCGAGGAGACCGACAATGGCGAGGGGCTGAATGGCATTACCCTTTCCGCCGATGTCTCGCAGGCGAAGACATCAGAAATTGCAGGCCTTCGCGGGGCAGTCGCTCTCGACCTTCCTATCAGCCGCGACGCGGCCGATTGGGGCGCCGCGCTCTACCGTACGTCTCCGCCTGCCGCAAAACAGGCGAGCGCGCGTTTCGTGCCCTATCCTTTCTGGGACAATCGCGAACCGGGCGAGATGCTCGTCTGGGTCAGAGCCGGCGAGGCGCGCGGTGAATAA
- a CDS encoding transcriptional regulator, whose product MIVFLDFEASSLSKKSVPIEVAWVFEDGRSHSTLIRPAPDWDDWAADAEAIHGIPQALLASQGVPVEQVAGEMIEVLTGHDLYASAPSWDGKWLSVLLRAAGFPRHALRLGKSRDAFMATARELTGATVTETELSKLIDGIVEESKAAIPAHRALADATLELTRWKLVREAAQKRMATGR is encoded by the coding sequence TTGATCGTTTTCCTGGATTTCGAGGCTTCGTCCCTCAGCAAGAAAAGCGTTCCTATCGAGGTTGCCTGGGTGTTCGAGGACGGACGCTCGCACTCGACCTTGATCCGGCCTGCCCCCGACTGGGACGATTGGGCTGCGGATGCGGAAGCAATCCACGGGATTCCGCAAGCGCTGCTCGCGTCGCAGGGCGTGCCGGTGGAACAGGTCGCCGGCGAAATGATCGAGGTTTTGACCGGCCATGATCTCTATGCGAGCGCGCCGTCATGGGATGGAAAATGGCTCAGCGTTCTCCTGCGCGCCGCAGGCTTTCCGCGCCATGCTCTCAGGCTCGGCAAGTCACGTGATGCCTTTATGGCCACGGCGCGCGAATTGACAGGAGCGACTGTCACCGAGACAGAGCTGTCGAAGCTCATTGACGGTATCGTCGAGGAAAGCAAGGCGGCAATCCCGGCGCATCGCGCATTGGCAGACGCCACGCTTGAGCTTACCCGATGGAAGCTTGTCCGCGAGGCCGCCCAAAAGCGGATGGCGACAGGCAGGTAG